One window of the Salvia miltiorrhiza cultivar Shanhuang (shh) chromosome 6, IMPLAD_Smil_shh, whole genome shotgun sequence genome contains the following:
- the LOC130991031 gene encoding alkane hydroxylase MAH1-like — MCYTQTFLAIITLICSLLLTFLPSKTLPWNWPLMKLLPTAYLRSHELYDKLTQVLAESNGTILCRTSWYTNVDTLVTSDPRNVQHVLNSRSSLYQRGSEFRKVFDFLGEAVFVKGIKEWKEDKKVTHGFFKESGFHAAAPGIIRRTLETGLVPVLRHAAASGGVLDLQEVFSRYMIDATCLMATGSDMASLRVGFPPCPLREAMDDMADAVFWRNVLPEKVWRMQNLLGVGTERKMARACNDLNQIIDSLMSSRKNQDLAGGGGGFDVLEYYIAGGDRKETLTKEFIKANIMTLFFAARDTSAAILTWFFYLISANPRVKKAVLEEIERISPAREHLFSDAEDLSKLVYLHCALTESLRLFPPAPVIMRDPTEEDVLPSGHRVGKSTKIVMCSYAMAREAAIWGDDCGEFKPERWMCKGGGVRHVASHSFLAFGSGPWACPGRELALARMKGVAATILHNFDVEVLEGQRVSPSVSAFLTVKNGLKASVSSRWL; from the coding sequence aTGTGCTACACCCAAACCTTTTTAGCCATCATCACACTCATTTGCTCCCTCCTCCTCACTTTCCTCCCTTCCAAGACCCTCCCATGGAATTGGCCGCTGATGAAGCTCCTGCCGACGGCGTACCTCCGCAGCCACGAGCTCTACGACAAGCTCACGCAGGTCCTCGCCGAGAGCAACGGCACGATCCTGTGCCGAACCTCGTGGTACACGAACGTGGACACGCTGGTGACCAGCGACCCACGCAACGTGCAGCACGTCTTGAACTCGAGATCCTCGCTCTACCAGCGAGGATCCGAGTTCAGGAAGGTGTTCGATTTCCTGGGAGAGGCGGTGTTCGTGAAGGGCATCAAGGAGTGGAAGGAGGACAAGAAGGTGACGCACGGATTCTTCAAGGAGAGCGGGTTCCACGCCGCCGCGCCGGGGATCATCCGCCGCACCCTCGAGACGGGCCTCGTCCCGGTCCTCCGCCACGCGGCCGCCTCGGGCGGGGTCCTCGACCTGCAGGAGGTGTTCAGCCGGTACATGATCGACGCGACGTGCCTGATGGCCACCGGGTCGGACATGGCCTCCCTGAGGGTGGGGTTTCCCCCGTGCCCCCTCAGGGAGGCCATGGACGACATGGCCGACGCCGTCTTCTGGCGGAACGTCCTCCCCGAGAAGGTCTGGAGGATGCAGAACCTTCTCGGGGTTGGGACGGAGAGAAAGATGGCGCGTGCTTGCAACGACCTCAACCAGATTATAGACAGTCTCATGTCGTCCCGGAAGAATCAGGACCtcgccggaggcggcggcggcttcGACGTGCTCGAGTATTACATTGCCGGCGGCGATAGGAAGGAAACCCTAACAAAGGAGTTCATAAAGGCCAACATCATGACTCTCTTTTTCGCGGCAAGAGACACGTCAGCTGCCATCCTCACATGGTTCTTCTACCTCATTTCTGCAAACCCTAGGGTGAAGAAGGCGGTTTTGGAGGAGATCGAGCGCATTTCTCCGGCGAGGGAGCATCTCTTCTCCGACGCGGAGGATCTGAGCAAACTGGTTTACCTCCACTGCGCGCTAACGGAGAGCTTGAGGCTCTTCCCGCCTGCGCCGGTGATCATGAGGGATCCGACGGAGGAGGACGTGCTGCCGAGCGGGCACCGGGTGGGGAAGTCGACGAAGATCGTGATGTGCTCGTACGCGATGGCGAGGGAGGCGGCGATATGGGGAGACGACTGCGGCGAGTTTAAGCCGGAGAGGTGGATGTGCAAGGGAGGAGGGGTGAGGCACGTGGCGTCGCACAGCTTTCTCGCGTTCGGGTCGGGCCCGTGGGCTTGTCCGGGCCGGGAGCTGGCCCTTGCGAGGATGAAAGGTGTTGCGGCCACCATTCTGCACAACTTTGATGTTGAAGTTTTGGAAGGGCAGAGAGTTAGCCCTAGTGTTTCTGCTTTTCTTACAGTTAAAAATGGTTTGAAGGCTTCGGTTTCTAGCAGGTGGCTCTGA
- the LOC130989925 gene encoding putative glucose-6-phosphate 1-epimerase isoform X5, with protein sequence MVALPMTWSFSAATPRRVSRFSGVAMASAGAKVENVKVDKGLGDLPKVILTSAHGSEAELYLYGGCVTSWKVASKDLLFVRPDAVFTGQKPISGGIPHCFPQFGPGAIQQHGFARNMNWSIVSSETVEGNPSITLELKDGPYSRSMWDYSFQALYKVTLDSNALSTELKVINTDEKPFSFTTALHTYFRASVTGASVKGLKGCKTLNKDPDPKNPVEGKEGRELVTFPGFVDCVYLEAPTELQLENGLGGVITIKNTNWSDAVLWNPHLTMESCYKDFVCVENAKIGEVELKPNESWTALQHLSIV encoded by the exons ATGGTGGCGCTGCCGATGACATGGTCTTTCTCCGCCGCCACACCTCGCCGAGTCAGCCG ATTTTCTGGTGTAGCAATGGCTTCTGCAGGCGCGAAGGTTGAAAATGTGAAAGTTGATAAGGGATTAGGTGATTTGCCCAAAGTTATTTTGACTTCTGCCCACGGAAG TGAGGCGGAGCTGTACCTCTATGGAGGTTGTGTGACATCATGGAAAGTAGCAAGTAAGGACCTCCTCTTCGTTCGGCCAGATGCCGTGTTTACCGGGCAGAAGCCCATCAG TGGAGGAATACCACACTGTTTTCCGCAGTTTGGACCTGGCGCAATTCAGCAG CATGGATTTGCAAGAAATATGAATTGGTCCATTGTTAGTTCTGAAACTGTGGAGGGGAATCCTTCTATTACCCTGGAGCTGAAAGATGGTCCATACAGCCGTTCCATGTGGGATTACAGTTTCCAAGCTCTATATAAG GTTACTCTTGACAGTAATGCTCTCTCAACGGAGTTAAAAGTAATCAATACTGATGAAAAGCCCTTTTCATTTACTACTGCCCTGCACACATACTTCAGG GCTTCAGTAACAGGGGCATCTGTAAAGGGTTTGAAAGGCTGCAAAACATTGAACAAAGATCCCGATCCAAAAAATCCAGTGGAGGGCAAGGAGGGAAG GGAGCTTGTCACGTTTCCTGGATTTGTGGATTGTGTTTATCTTGAAGCACCTACGGAGCTGCAGCTGGAAAATGGTTTGGGTGGTGTTATTACCATTAAGAATACGAA TTGGTCGGATGCTGTTTTGTGGAACCCGCACCTAACTATGGAGTCGTGCTACAAAGATTTTGTATGCGTTGAAAATGCCAAG ATTGGAGAGGTTGAGCTAAAGCCTAATGAATCTTGGACTGCGTTGCAACATTTAAGCATCGTTTGA
- the LOC130989926 gene encoding syntaxin-112-like, with protein sequence MNDLMTKSFLSYVELKKQAQSDLEMGEISQSDEENENLTNFFDQVEHIKSGMQEITHLLLDLQALHDETKSTHTAKILRGLRDRMDSDAAAVLSKTKIVKARLDELDASNEAASGSAVDRMRSSTTSGLRVKLGEIVSGFRALREKIMADYKDGLRRRCYNATGEHPSEEVIEAMVSGKIGEEEAEAEAEAVMDIWRSLNKLHEVFLDMAVLVEGQGHRVDDIERNVAAAASFVGGGTGSLFYAKQMKKGRGKWMCWLWGVGFVIMLVCLVAMFTN encoded by the coding sequence ATGAACGATCTCATGACGAAATCGTTTCTAAGTTACGTGGAGTTGAAGAAGCAAGCGCAGAGCGACTTAGAAATGGGGGAAATCAGCCAAAGCgatgaagaaaatgaaaatctCACAAACTTCTTCGACCAAGTCGAACACATCAAGAGCGGTATGCAAGAGATCACCCATCTCTTGCTCGATCTTCAAGCTCTCCACGACGAGACCAAATCCACTCATACTGCCAAAATCCTCCGCGGGCTGAGGGATCGGATGGATTCCGACGCGGCCGCCGTCCTAAGCAAAACCAAGATCGTCAAGGCGAGGCTCGATGAGCTCGACGCATCCAACGAGGCTGCCTCGGGCAGTGCAGTTGATCGAATGAGGAGCTCGACCACGAGCGGATTGCGAGTGAAGCTCGGTGAGATCGTGAGCGGCTTCCGAGCTCTGAGGGAGAAGATCATGGCGGATTACAAGGATGGCCTGAGGAGGAGGTGCTACAACGCGACGGGGGAGCACCCGAGCGAGGAGGTGATCGAGGCGATGGTGTCGGGGAAGATCGGAGAAGAGGAGGCTGAGGCAGAGGCAGAGGCAGTGATGGATATTTGGAGGAGTTTGAACAAGCTTCATGAGGTGTTTCTTGACATGGCTGTGTTGGTGGAGGGTCAGGGCCACCGGGTTGACGACATAGAACGCAACGTCGCCGCTGCGGCCAGCTTCGTCGGCGGCGGAACCGGCAGCCTGTTCTATGCCAAGCAGATGAAGAAGGGGAGGGGGAAGTGGATGTGTTGGCTTTGGGGTGTTGGATTTGTCATAATGTTGGTTTGCTTGGTTGCAATGTTTACAAATTAG
- the LOC130989919 gene encoding uncharacterized protein LOC130989919, with product MAASARILHSSYRRPPTSLHPFHLPRRSRQYVPSPHRSPSPSLILSHNHSPKFHSFNSFPVFAPPNFSISGGYLGRLLFGPGNSPFSWNFAPVPTSIDQSNRIGVRVNDPEVAVVMLGWLGAKPKHLRRYVEMYNAKGIHAVTFVASVMDVLSFDLGKKLEERVRSLADELAAWLDRGGRDRFLVFHTFSNTGWLAYGAILDNLKDMQDLLERIKGCVVDSGGDPEIDPKVWAAGFSTALLKKSSSATYPSTEPVGGTQSGSGKNGSQIEEKKSFSIEFLLLGAFEKLFSYLLFLPDVNRRLRKIISILSTNQPPCPQLYLYSTGDKVIPFRRVESFMEEQGKTGKHVFSFNFGSSPHVDHYRTFPDMYASQLDNFLKECLSMVGKL from the exons ATGGCGGCTTCCGCTCGCATTCTCCACTCCTCCTACCGCCGTCCTCCCACTTCACTCCACCCTTTCCACCTCCCTCGCCGCTCACGCCAATACGTCCCCTCCCCACACCGAtccccctctccctctctcatcCTCTCCCACAACCACTCCCCCAAATTCCACTCTTTCAATTCATTCCCCGTTTTCGCGCCGCCCAATTTCTCCATCTCCGGCGGTTACCTCGGCCGCCTCCTATTCGGCCCCGGAAACTCCCCATTCAGCTGGAATTTCGCTCCTGTGCCAACATCTATTGATCAGAGTAACAGGATCGGCGTTAGGGTTAACGACCCGGAGGTTGCGGTGGTGATGCTGGGGTGGCTGGGGGCGAAGCCCAAGCACCTGAGGCGGTACGTCGAGATGTACAACGCGAAGGGCATTCACGCCGTTACGTTTGTTGCTTCTGTCATGGATGTGCTGTCGTTCGATTTGGGGAAGAAGCTGGAGGAGAGGGTGCGGAGTCTGGCCGATGAGCTCGCGGCGTGGCTCGATCGGGGCGGCCGCGATCGCTTCTTGGTCTTCCATACCTTCAGCAACACCGGCTGGCTTGC GTATGGTGCCATTCTTGATAATTTGAAGGATATGCAGGATTTGTTGGAGAGGATTAAAGGATGTGTAGTGGATTCAGGAGGAGACCCCGAAATCGATCCCAAG GTTTGGGCAGCTGGATTTTCCACGGCTTTGCTAAAGAAAAGCAGCTCAGCTACTTATCCTTCCACGGAACCAGTTGGAGGAACTCAATCGGGAAGTGGGAAGAACGGATCACAGATAGAAGAGAAGAAGTCCTTTTCTATTGAATTCTTGCTGTTAGGTGCATTTGAGAAGCTCTTCTCCTATCTTCTTTTCTTGCCCGATGTAAACAG GAGGTTGCGAAAGATCATATCCATCCTCTCGACTAATCAGCCTCCGTGTCCACAGCTTTATCTGTATAGTACCGGAGATAAGGTGATCCCATTTCGAAGAGTCGAGTCGTTCATGGAGGAGCAGGGTAAGACTGGGAAACATGTCTTCTCTTTTAATTTTGGATCATCTCCTCATGTGGACCATTATCGGACGTTTCCTGATATGTATGCTTCACAGCTCGACAATTTTTTGAAAGAATGTTTGAGTATGGTAGGGAAATTGTAG
- the LOC130989912 gene encoding LOW QUALITY PROTEIN: protein MODIFIED TRANSPORT TO THE VACUOLE 1-like (The sequence of the model RefSeq protein was modified relative to this genomic sequence to represent the inferred CDS: inserted 1 base in 1 codon), with product MEQSRRAVESYWRSRMVDGATSDEDKVTPVYKLEEICDLLRSSHPSIVKEVSEFILKRLDHKSSIVKQKALRVIKYAVGKSGAEFRREMQRNSVAVRQLIHYRGQPDPLKGNALNKAVRETAQETLSVLFTSDESKAAPTESKLGSRIQGFGNTNYELPSEDKRSFINEIVDIGSATIKQGLSNLAQSPSLRKNNDTGSYRSPNLQRSLAPERDHSERYEAVNYNTDMQSSSRFSKNAGSGSWGQDLSASQAETSDGVYESTYGTKTREEKLLETIVTSGGVRLQPPRDALHSFLIEASKLDALSLAHAIETKLNLPMWQVRMKAICVLEAVLRKKDDGKFSVISSYFSDNSDAVIQCSESPQASLREKANKVLGLLSGEKGGGGINQVERSAQPLMIPDLLDTSDSHDLMGVEDIQIADVQPSTSTVGPSNAPLIDDLLGDSFGGGDNTNWQKVDDDPFADVSFHSNLDKDHETDVFSGMAVNKSVIKDAHVAANRTESASFDFYNSTSQELENAGKDVNDLMSSLSINXNEPFEKQNGSTTKKIPEHVHSASSIPQENNIHNSILSREFTSQTAGINVAPMFPLGAMGYNFPAGLMFNPALASHAMNNIAMENILAQPQFLAAMSNFQQQGHLQSSTGFSAAGSDIGNSSAFPDVFNSTIATQPPTSLMNDSKRDDTRAFDFISDHLAAARDPKHVT from the exons ATGGAGCAGAGCAGGAGAGCGGTAGAGTCGTATTGGAGGTCAAGAATGGTGGACGGCGCCACGTCCGATGAGGATAAGGTGACTCCGGTTTACAAATTGGAAGAAATTTGCGATTTGCTGAGGTCGTCGCACCCCTCCATCGTTAAGGAAGTCTCCGAGTTTATTCTCAAGCGTCTCGACCACAAATCGTCTATTGTTAAGCAGAAG GCCTTAAGAGTCATCAAATATGCAGTGGGAAAGTCAGGTGCTGAGTTCAGAAGGGAGATGCAAAGGAATTCTGTTGCCGTACGCCAATTAATCCACTACAGGGGCCAGCCAGATCCTTTGAAGGGTAATGCACTGAACAAGGCTGTCCGTGAAACAGCACAGGAGACACTCTCTGTTTTATTCACATCGGATGAGAGCAAAGCTGCACCTACAGAAAGTAAACTTGGTAGTCGAATTCAAGGATTTGGGAATACTAACTATGAATTGCCTTCAGAAGATAAAAGGTCCTTCATTAATGAGATTGTTGACATTGGAAGTGCCACAATCAAACAGGGACTGAGTAATTTGGCACAGTCCCCATCTCTGAGAAAAAACAATGACACTGGGAGTTACAGAAGCCCAAATCTTCAGCGATCTTTGGCTCCTGAAAGAGATCACTCTGAAAGATATGAAGCAGTTAATTATAATACTGACATGCAAAGCTCTTCTCGGTTCTCCAAAAATGCTGGTTCTGGAAGTTGGGGCCAAGATCTCAGTGCGTCCCAGGCAGAAACAAGTGATGGAGTCTATGAATCAACTTATGGCACGAAGACTCGTGAGGAGAAACTGTTAGAGACAATTGTAACATCTGGTGGTGTGCGTTTACAGCCTCCTCGAGATGCACTTCATAGCTTCCTGATAGAGGCTTCAAAATTAGATGCTTTGTCTTTAGCACATGCAATCGAAACAAAGCTGAATTTACCTATGTGGCAG GTTCGCATGAAAGCCATTTGCGTCCTTGAGGCAGTGCTGAGGAAGAAAGATGATGGGAAGTTTTCTGTCATATCTTCTTATTTTAGTGACAACAGTGATGCAGTGATCCAATGTTCTGAATCCCCCCAAGCATCTCTGAGGGAGAAGGCAAATAAG GTATTGGGTCTTCTGAGTGGTGAAAAAGGTGGAGGAGGAATCAATCAAGTCGAAAGATCAGCTCAGCCTTTGATGATACCAGACTTGCTAGACACCAGTGATTCACACGATCTTATGGGAGTGGAAGATATTCAAATAGCTGATGTTCAGCCAAGTACTTCAACCGTAGGACCTTCTAATGCTCCACTGATTGATGACTTATTGGGGGACAGTTTTGGTGGTGGTGACAACACCAACTGGCAGAAGGTCGACGATGACCCATTTGCAGATGTCTCCTTCCATTCCAACCTTGATAAGGACCATGAAACCGATGTCTTTTCTGGTATGGCAGTTAACAAGTCGGTAATTAAGGATGCCCATGTAGCAGCTAATAGAACTGAATCCGCATCTTTTGACTTTTACAACTCGACATCCCAGGAGCTTGAAAATGCTGGAAAAGATGTTAATGACTTGATGAGCAGTTTGTCAATAA AGAACGAACCATTTGAAAAGCAAAACGGAAGCACTACTAAGAAAATCCCAGAACATGTTCATTCAGCGTCCAGTATTCCCCAAGAAAATAACATTCATAACAGCATCTTGagtagggaattcacttctcaAACTGCAGGGATCAATGTAGCTCCCATGTTCCCTTTGGGTGCCATGGGTTATAATTTTCCAGCAGGGTTGATGTTCAATCCTGCATTAGCTTCTCATGCGATGAATAATATTGCCATGGAGAATATCTTGGCTCAACCCCAGTTCCTTGCTGCAATGTCCAACTTTCAGCAACAAGGGCATCTGCAATCAAGTACAGGTTTTAGCGCTGCTGGATCTGATATAGGAAATTCTTCAGCCTTTCCAGATGTTTTCAATTCTACCATCGCTACTCAACCTCCAACTTCACTAATGAATGACTCGAAAAGAGACGACACTAGAGCATTCGATTTTATCTCA GATCATCTGGCTGCAGCTCGCGACCCAAAGCATGTAACGTGA